A DNA window from Undibacterium sp. YM2 contains the following coding sequences:
- the rph gene encoding ribonuclease PH, translating into MSNSFRPSGRSPDALRPVVISRHFTKHAEGSVLIEFGDTRVICTASIEDKVPGFLKGKGQGWMTAEYGMLPRSTHSRMDREAAKGKQSGRTQEIQRLIGRSLRSAFDLEAFGERTLHIDCDVIQADGGTRTASITGAMVAAYDAFAKLVEREVIPAVPLRHFVAAISVGVYQSQPVLDLDYPEDSQCDTDMNVVMTEHGHFVEVQGTAEGEAFDRMTMNALLNLAHDGIADLIALQKEVLGLQVS; encoded by the coding sequence ATGTCAAACTCATTTCGCCCTAGCGGGCGTTCACCGGACGCATTGCGTCCGGTGGTTATCAGCCGCCATTTCACCAAGCATGCAGAAGGCTCTGTCCTCATCGAATTTGGGGATACCCGTGTTATCTGTACAGCGAGTATAGAAGACAAAGTGCCAGGCTTTTTGAAAGGCAAAGGGCAGGGCTGGATGACTGCAGAATATGGCATGCTGCCACGTTCGACCCATAGCCGTATGGACAGGGAAGCAGCCAAGGGCAAACAATCTGGCCGCACCCAGGAAATCCAGCGTCTCATAGGCCGTTCCCTGCGCTCTGCCTTTGATCTCGAAGCCTTTGGTGAACGTACCCTGCATATCGATTGCGATGTGATCCAGGCGGATGGCGGTACCCGTACCGCTTCCATCACCGGTGCCATGGTCGCTGCCTATGATGCATTTGCCAAACTGGTAGAGCGCGAAGTCATCCCCGCCGTACCACTCCGCCATTTTGTGGCAGCCATCTCGGTTGGCGTGTATCAGTCTCAACCCGTACTGGATCTGGATTATCCAGAAGATTCTCAATGCGACACCGACATGAATGTCGTCATGACTGAACATGGTCACTTTGTTGAGGTGCAGGGCACGGCAGAAGGGGAAGCATTTGACCGCATGACCATGAATGCCTTGCTGAATCTGGCACATGATGGTATTGCTGATCTGATCGCCTTGCAAAAAGAAGTATTGGGTTTGCAGGTCAGTTGA
- the rdgB gene encoding RdgB/HAM1 family non-canonical purine NTP pyrophosphatase produces the protein MSKNQKIVLASNNQGKLKEFYQILSPLGIDLRAQSEFDVSEAEEPYPSFVENALTKARHASRLTGLPALADDSGICVNALQGAPGVLSARFAGEPKSDVRNNQKLIADLAGMADKSAYYYCVLVFVRSESDPQPVIADGVWAGEIIADARGENGFGYDPHFFIPGLNKTVAELAAAEKNQLSHRGQALRALVEKLK, from the coding sequence ATGAGCAAAAACCAGAAAATAGTCCTGGCCTCGAATAATCAGGGCAAGCTCAAAGAGTTTTACCAGATACTGTCACCGCTGGGCATAGATCTCCGGGCACAATCTGAATTTGACGTGTCTGAGGCTGAGGAGCCTTATCCCAGCTTTGTCGAAAATGCGCTGACCAAAGCCAGGCACGCATCGCGCCTGACGGGTTTGCCGGCGCTGGCTGATGATTCCGGCATCTGCGTCAACGCCCTGCAAGGTGCGCCTGGTGTGCTGTCTGCCCGCTTTGCTGGCGAGCCCAAGTCTGATGTGCGCAACAACCAAAAGCTCATCGCAGATTTGGCTGGCATGGCTGACAAATCCGCCTATTATTACTGTGTGCTGGTCTTTGTGCGTTCAGAATCTGACCCGCAGCCGGTAATTGCTGACGGCGTCTGGGCAGGTGAAATCATTGCCGATGCCCGTGGTGAAAACGGTTTTGGCTATGACCCGCATTTCTTCATCCCGGGTTTGAATAAGACCGTGGCTGAACTTGCTGCAGCAGAAAAGAATCAATTGTCGCACCGTGGGCAAGCCTTGCGCGCCCTTGTAGAAAAACTGAAATGA